gtcatgcgagaaaatgaaacctcggggatatttggtgaattactgaactgcgagggtatttggtgaataaacttaaaccttgGGGGTatctcatgaaaaatccgataaAACAAACAAGGACgacattttgaattttgagggtACTTTCGTTCGAAATGAAGTTAAAAAGATTCAACATTTTCTTTAGTACTTCGTACTAAATAAAAACTTAAGTTCagagtaaaaaaaagaaaaataaataaaatataagaaTCCACTAACCTTCCCCAATCCCACCTACCCCTCAAAGTCTCTACCATCAAAAGTTCAAAGCCCAACAACATCACGTGaagtctttctctctctccttctccttcttcccATTCTCCATCTTCTAGTTCCTTTCTGCACTCTTCTTCACAGTTcctgaaacaaaaaaaattgaagaatggATATGCGATATTCTTATTTATATCAAATTTATGTGCGATATCTGCCGTTGGTCATATGCAGTctgtgtatgtttttttttcttctaaattttgatttttgaaatgcTTTGGAAGTGAAAAGTAAATTTCAGTTGCTGACATTTCAGCTCCTTAAACGCAGACGTTGCCCTTATTAACGTTTCGATTTCAGTCGACTTATCCaacttaaattttattttagctcTTTACCAAACGCTTCTAATCTTTTAAGTTAACTTAAACTTTCAGCAGCTAATCATTTAAGGTGACTGAAAGTGGTTACCAAACAGAGCCCTAGGCTCATATGTTAGCGCACGACTTAGCAAGTTAAGTCGAATTCTGATTTGGTGAACTTTATTCCTTGGATCAATGTTGTTTATTTTACgaaatcaagttgttttaactgtACCAATGAGGTATTGGTCTAGTACGTGGTTAACACCGAGACATATGCACGATAGATCTTAAGTCAAATCCTCCACGACTCCATCCCTTTATATTTATTGTTCTTGTAACTCATTCACaccaataattattttaattaggttGCCATGATTGCGGTTCAAATATCCAATACAGGAGTTACTTATGTCCTAAATGAATACCGATGTACACCAACGTGTAAAATAGACGACCTTTCCCTCCTCGCTTTTTACTCTTGAGTTTACAAAAATTAGGGTTAGTTTTCTAAGCTAGAAATACACTTGTCTTCGAAAATTTGACTATTTTAGGTCAATTCTCTTTTAATTGCTATGCCTTTTGTTGTTAGTTTCAATAAATTTACATTTTATGCGTGTAATGAATTTGTATCGTGTCTCTAGTTTGTATAGTGGAATTCATCTCTCCTTGGTAGAGTTAGTCGACGGATAATGCGGTGTATTTCATGATAAAAATCGTCTAATTTTTGTGATGAATGGGCATTATTCAAGAACCAAACTATTATCCGCCAACCCGTTAGGAAAGCCAATTTTAACCCGGCCCGTTCTTGACACGTGATTATGGGAGTAATAACCAAATTCCGAGTTGGATGACTTGGCTCCCCTAATCACATGTCAAAAACAGGTCGGTTTGGGGTTAGGGGAGCCAAGTCATCCAACCCATCAACTAAGATGTGATTCCAACACTAATTTGCCCCATTTTAGATCAATTGGACCGTATTCATTTCCAATGCTTTCTCTTGTTTAACGATAGGCCCATTACTTCTAGATGACAAATAGGCTATAGGCAATAGGCCCTCAAAAGTAAAAATGCTCATGAAACTGAGTCAACTGTATTTTTAGGGCCCCATAAAAAAGAAAGGGGGTTTTCAAACGACGTCCTAATCCGCTAAAAACGCCCTCATTTTATTGTTAAAAGTACTAAACTACCCTTATAAAAATTTGGAGACCTTCCATCTCACCTTCCCCTGCTTTCACCTTCCCCTGCTTTCCCCTGCTTTCACCTTCCCCTTTCACCGCCCCACCCCTGCTCCTTCCACCACCCCTGCTACCACACCCCTGCTCCTTCCACCACCACCGCACACACGGCACACCTCCCCTGCTCCCTTAATCCTTCCACCACCCAGCCGCCGCCCAGCCCTAGCCCCTTGCCCACGACCCCTCGCCCACGACGACCCTGCTCCACCACCAAGAGTCGCCGTCCCTGCTCCAGCTCGACGCGAATTGATTTGAGACACGGTTCCCTCCCCTGCGACGACGGTTCCCTCCCCTGCGACGACCCTGCACAACCACCAAAATCGACGCGAATTGATATGAGACACGACCCTGCTCCGGTCGTTCGTTGACTTGATTGGGCACGAATTGGTTGTAGGATGCCGCCGAAGAGGTCGGAAAGGGGGTCGCCGGGCAAAGCTCCTCCTCCTACACGGTTGCGTTTGGTATgaatcgaattttttttttaaaattttaacgaGTGCCGCCCAGAAATAGCGATTGGAACCATGGTACACCCGCCATTGAAAAGTGGATGCGACCATGGTTCTGCCGCAGATCTATGGCGGAAGAACCATGGCAGCCACCACTTTTCTTGGGCGGTTGGGCCTTGGTTCCTCTCGCCATTTGTGGGCGGCAATTcatgattttgaattttttttttatttttttttcgttTATAATTATAATTCCTATTAATGTTATGTTACAAATTTTAGTTTAATAATGTAAGCTTATTTTAGAAGTagtttaaaaatttaattacaaattttagtaattagtttaaaaatcCTCTATTGGTACATGTTAGAATTAGTTTAATAAtgttatgtaattttttttgtcgGGCTTGTTATTGTGAttgctattattattatttaatttgttattGTTAATAGAAGATATTATAAgaacaattattattattgatgatttttacgttaaattattaatattagaaCTATGAATTTTAATTGGAATGAACGAGATAATTAACGacttaattaacaaaatatgtggcATAATTAACGGCATATTTTAATTCACGACATAAATATAATCAACGACATATCTAACGCTTTAATTAACGGTATGCTTTGGTTAacgtaataatttaattaaccgattatgaatatatttatatttattttaaataggtTTAGGTGTTTTTGTaaataacattattattattattattaaaaattagGATAAAAAATAGTAAACTtacaaatatttttaattattatgattGTTATTATTGACATTagtttaatattattataacTATGGAGTTGTATTTTGTTATTGTGTACTAACGACATAATTTAATCGGAATGAACTAGATAACTAACGACATAATTTATTGAACGACTTAATAAACAAGATTTGTGGCATAATATATGCAACGTCATAATATAACGACATATTTAACGATATATTTAATGACATATGTAACGAAATGAGATTAAAAAAATGTAAATCAATTAtgttaatattatattattgaaatgaGATTAAAATTTAAATGCGAAACTAGCTAACACATTTCACGCATGTTAAATAATAGAGAATTGGGAAGGGCGCTCCAATGGGCCCGCCGTCCCAGCCTCCGCCTGCTTCGCTCATGCAAGAGGTTAGtgtatgaattttatttttaattaaaccctTATGCCGCCCAGAAATGAGAAACAAGCTAATACGTTTCACGTTTGATTAATAATTGAAAATTGCTCAGAGTTCACTTAGCTATGATGTTGATAATGTCGTTGACGGTTCTGGAGCTAGGCATACCCGAAGTCGTTGTATAAATGCTTCAATTAGAAGGGAGAGAGGTGGGTTTGGATTGGATGAGGAGGAGGAGAACATGACTACAGTTGTGGATACGGCTTTAGGAGGCGCTTCGCCACCAACGCAGATGCTTTACTCTCCACATCGTTCGTTGGGTTACTCGCCACCTCGTCCGATAATATTAAATAACGTACATTCAATTCATAATTTAAAcaccattttcttaattttgcacatgaaattaaattacaaaaattaataaCTGCATACATAATTACATATATTTAAAAATGTTATATTATAAGCCGTTATTAATTACACATTATCATTTAGTTATTTTCTATGCCATTATATAATTAAACATATAATTTACTAACATTTAACAAATAAACATGTCATTAATTAAACATTTATTTTaagtattttatttaaacatgtcaataaatttataaactaaacaattatttttaatttaattattttcatacaTATATACAAAGAAATTTTTTAGTTAATTACATGTGAAAATTCatacatttattttattttattattttcacattTATACAAAGaatgttttttaattttaacaaataattttcacatgtaatttttttaattttacagatttttacaaataaaaaatttaactaatttatttatttttcaaaatattttcagaattaaacaataatgaaatttaaatattacaatttttttttttttagtttaaactGCTAACCTAGaaataattgattttttttttaaaaaaaatttaaactaCGTTGCCGCCCAGAATAAGTAGTACGTACCCATGGTGGCTCGCCCAAAAAAGGCGGCACCCACCACGGCTCACCCACCCCAGATCTGCGGCTGAGCCATGGTGGGTGCCGCCTTTTTTGGGCGAGCCACCATGGCTACGTACTACTTTTTCTGGGCGGCACTTgccatacaaaaaaaaaaaaaaaattaattcctCACCTCCGGCGACGAGGGAGCCCACATGGCCGACGACCACGGCGTTGGAGGAGCGTCGTCGACCGTGGGAAAGGAAGGGATGGTGGTGCGCGCTGAATGCTTGTGAAGATGGTGGTGCGAGAGGGTGGTTGGCTGCGTGGTGGGGAGGGGTGTGTTGGGCGCGCGCAGCAGTACGTGGTGGTGCTGGTAGGTGGTTGGCTGCGTGGTGGGGAGGGGAGTGGCCTTGGGCGCGCGAAGCAGTACGATGGGCGAGGCCGGAAttggggtggtggtggtgctgggAGATGCGAATAGGGGAGGTGGTGGTGCTGGTAGGTGGTTGGCTGATGCGAATAGGGGAGATGGTGGTGCTGGTAGGTGGTTGGTGGTGCTGGGGCGAATAGGCTGCCGGAATTTAGGCCGGAATTTGTTTACCGATACTGGAGAAAGAGAGGGGGTGAAATGTTGTGGTAAATTGTGATTTTGTGGTTAGTTTTTATAAGGGCACAATTGTCCTTTCAAGTGAAATACGCGGGCGTTTTTAACGGATTAGGACGTCGAATTGCGATACACAAAAGAAATTGCATATGTATTCTTTACTGTATTAGTATACATACATCATTGTTTATACTTTTGCCCTTTTTCTCTCCTTCATGTACAATATTTTATCAAAGttgataaaacaaaaaaaaaacattattaatAAAATCAACCTTAATTACATGTATAAAAGCAATTGAGAGCTGAAATTTTGTATGCTcataatttacttttttttacacGAAATACAAatgtataatttttaatttctagACATGCCACATTTATCTATGTCAATCGTTTTATATGTTTGTCAATAAGTAAATGGAAAAGGTtgatatatacggagtacatttTGTGAAGTTTACATAGAGTCAAGTGTAATCTATACTCCGTATTCCATAATTGTAAAAAGTACTCCGTAGTAACGATCTTTCGGTCCACCTTATAAGACCATCTTGGAACCGCAGCTGGATATATTGACGTACATCATAACTCTCCATTACTCCGTACATCAACTGATCAATTGCGATGCAAAACATAGGCTGAGTTTCTTAAAGTTTTTTTTGACTCGATTTTACTTTAATCAATATTTAAGGAATGGAGTATTTTTTATGAATAGTACGCAACTCGTTTTATATTACATTGTATGTTTTATACACATTTTAAATTCTATTCTTAGCGAGGATATATGGTAGGTCAAATTTTCTTAAATTAATAAGGGTCCAATAATAAACTTAGGCACAGTCACAAGCCCAAGAAGAAAAGACAGAGCGGCCAAATGAAGGAAGAGACCAACAGAAGCGTAAGCTTAGGAAGACCAAATTTCCAGCGCCAAATGCAAAGAGCGTGGAATAAGTCAAGGCTGACGTGGCCTCTATTACCGCACTCCTCTCCTCTGTTCTAGCAGTTATGGGGATAACTCCCACTCTCCCACAAATTGCTCTTCAACCAACTCTTAGTAAGGGTATATCTACAGTAGAAACCGACATTTGGAAGGACATCATGAATACACAAACAAAGCATTTCATAATTTTCGTAGCTTTCCTTAGCTTTAGCCCTAGCGCTTAGTTTAGCCTTAGGCTTAGTAGTGTAGCAGTAGCGTAGCAGTAGTTCGTAGAATTCTCCCATGTATTGAAGAACTTTCGGCAGCTATACTAGTGTGTTTTCCAAGCATTTAACCAT
This sequence is a window from Spinacia oleracea cultivar Varoflay chromosome 1, BTI_SOV_V1, whole genome shotgun sequence. Protein-coding genes within it:
- the LOC130466208 gene encoding uncharacterized protein: MPPKRSERGSPGKAPPPTRLRLRIGKGAPMGPPSQPPPASLMQESSLSYDVDNVVDGSGARHTRSRCINASIRRERGGFGLDEEEENMTTVVDTALGGASPPTQMLYSPHRSLGYSPPRPIILNNVHSIHNLNTIFLILHMKLNYKN